In Onthophagus taurus isolate NC chromosome 6, IU_Otau_3.0, whole genome shotgun sequence, a genomic segment contains:
- the LOC111427730 gene encoding zinc finger protein OZF-like, which translates to MEIKLLSCPLCLKPHFEGVDSLRSSLITAATSPISCPVCNELLMGLDKLTIHLFSHIQENFIKATTIQTIPSIVHSDHTPDFFSSNQLNILHTESQSETDKISKTKLIRCDICNFSFSDENILEMHQKLLHQTQADLQTGKYSYHCHLCSKKFKMRGSLMVHLRVAHFGFTNQQETAVINKSVEIENKLIQQPKIQEKDEKDVNSEKIEKSENKQWACDVCFKLFTTKYFLKKHKRLHTGEMPYFCTQCNKSFTFQQSYHKHMLYHSSEKPHVCGECGRAFKELSTLHNHERIHSGERPFACETCGKCFRQRVSYLVHRRIHTGVMPYKCTACDKSFRYKVSQKSHKCLANPPGSVIRAPILVDKIIQKANKVNNNEKSSSESVNSIVFNAQGEIIGQNFAYDGQNIIRVPPNNNNNENNNNQTVDNSYGGGENTDFFSMVLSPGLPDVQTLYLSSPEDQSEKKGNSLDTINEESFKKLLYGDHQ; encoded by the coding sequence ATGGAAATTAAGCTCTTATCATGTCCATTATGCCTTAAACCACACTTCGAAGGGGTGGATTCATTAAGAAGTAGTTTAATAACAGCAGCAACATCTCCAATATCATGCCCAGTATGCAACGAGCTTTTAATGGGATTAGACAAATTAACAATCCATCTATTTAGCCACATccaagaaaatttcataaaagcAACCACGATTCAAACGATTCCTTCCATAGTTCATTCTGATCATACCccggattttttttcttcgaatCAACTCAACATCCTTCATACAGAATCGCAAAGCGAAAcagataaaatttcaaaaacgaaaTTGATTCGTTGtgatatttgtaatttttcattttccgATGAAAACATTTTGGAGATGCACcaaaaacttttacatcaaACGCAAGCGGATTTGCAAACCGGGAAGTATAGTTATCATTGTCATTTGTGTAGTAAAAAGTTTAAGATGAGAGGAAGTCTGATGGTGCATTTGAGGGTGGCTCATTTCGGTTTTACGAATCAACAAGAAACCGcggttattaataaaagtgttgaaatcgaaaataaattgattcaaCAACCAAAAATTCAGGAGAAAGACGAGAAAGATGTAAATTCGGAAAAGATTGAAAAATCCGAAAATAAACAATGGGCATGCGATGTTTGcttcaaattatttacaactaaatattttttaaagaaacacAAAAGATTGCATACTGGTGAGATGCCGTATTTTTGTACGCAatgtaataaatcatttaCGTTTCAACaatcatatcataaacatATGTTGTATCATTCATCCGAAAAGCCACATGTTTGCGGAGAATGTGGTCGAGCTTTTAAAGAATTATCCACGCTTCATAACCACGAACGAATTCATTCAGGAGAACGTCCCTTTGCTTGCGAAACATgcggaaaatgttttagacaAAGAGTTTCTTATTTGGTTCATCGCAGAATACATACAGGAGTTATGCCATATAAATGTACAGCTTGCGACAAAAGTTTTCGATACAAAGTTAGTCAAAAATCTCATAAATGTCTCGCAAATCCACCAGGATCCGTTATTAGAGCACCGATTTTAGTCGATAAAATTATCCAAAAAgctaataaagtaaataataacgaaaagaGTTCGAGTGAGAGTGTTAATTCGATCGTTTTTAATGCTCAAGGAGAGATTATCGGTCAAAATTTTGCTTATGATGGGCAAAACATTATAAGAGTACCCccaaataataacaacaatgagaataataacaatcaaacGGTGGATAACTCTTATGGAGGTGGTGAGAATACGGATTTTTTTTCGATGGTTTTATCTCCCGGACTTCCTGATGTCCAAACTCTTTATTTATCCAGTCCTGAAGATCAATCAGAGAAAAAGGGAAATAGTTTGGATACAATTAATGAAGAatcttttaaaaagttgttatatGGGGatcatcaataa
- the LOC111427989 gene encoding ras-related protein ced-10-like encodes MRNQNIKITIVGDGYVGKTCLLVCYTTKQRPTSQYIPTVFDNYDEDYTLDEKTHRITIWDTAGQEDYDRLRVISYPNTACFVLCFAINNWNSFLNIKAKWVPELKQHEPFTPIILVATKCDLRKVDDPNWDLVPIEKGLEAAKEIKAAQYLECSAYDITGIEEVIENAVRVSLQPPPMPKKRTCVIL; translated from the exons ATGAGgaatcaaaatatcaaaattacgaTCGTTGGCGATGGATACGTAGGAAAAACATGTCTCTTAGTTTGTTACACGACAAAGCAAAGACCCACATCGCAGTATATACCAACTGT TTTCGATAATTATGACGAAGATTACACTTTGGATGAAAAAACCCATCGAATAACGATATGGGATACGGCGGGGCAAGAAGATTACGATAGACTCCGAGTTATATCTTACCCAAAT ACTGCTTGTTTCGTACTTTGTTTTGCCATTAACAATTGGAATtcgtttctcaatattaaGGCAAAATGGGTTCCGGAATTAAAACAACACGAACCTTTCACTCCTATTATTCTTGTAG CAACCAAATGTGATTTACGTAAAGTTGACGATCCAAATTGGGATTTAGTGCCTATCGAAAAAGGATTAGAAGCGGCTAAAGAGATAAAAGCTGCGCAATATTTGGAGTGTTCCGCTTATGATATCACCGGAATTGAAGAAGTTATTGAAAATGCAGTTCGAGTTTCTTTACAACCTCCTCCAATGCCTAAAAAAagaacttgtgttattttataa
- the LOC111427980 gene encoding ras-related protein ced-10-like: protein MNKNIKITIVGDGSVGKTCLLICYTTKKPCMLEYIPTVFDNYDQDYILDGNEYKISLWDTAGQEGYDRLRVFSYPNTDCFVLCYAINGLASLVNIKEIWVPELKRHRPFTPIVLVATKCDLRNVDDPNLRLISTEKGLQLAKDIKAVQYLECSAHDMIGVEQVIECAVRATLKPLPTSKKRRCLIL from the exons atgaacaaaaacataaaaattaccaTCGTCGGAGATGGTTCTGTGGGAAAAACGTGCTTGTTAATTTGTTATACGACCAAAAAACCGTGTATGTTAGAGTATATTCCAACTGt tttcgATAATTACGATCAAGATTACATTTTGGATGGGAATGAGTATAAAATTAGTTTGTGGGATACCGCAGGACAAGAAGGTTATGATCGATTAAGAGTTTTCTCTTACCcgaat ACTGATTGTTTTGTCCTTTGTTATGCCATCAACGGTTTGGCATCGTTAGtgaatattaaagaaatttggGTTCCTGAATTGAAAAGACATCGACCTTTCACTCCTATTGTTTTAGTTG CGACTAAATGCGATTTACGGAACGTTGACGATCCGAATTTACGACTAATATCAACGGAGAAGGGGTTACAGTTAGCAAAAGATATTAAAGCAGTGCAATATTTGGAGTGTTCCGCTCACGATATGATTGGAGTTGAACAAGTTATTGAATGTGCGGTTCGAGCTACTTTAAAACCATTACCAACGTCGAAAAAAAGAAGatgtttgattttgtaa
- the LOC111427979 gene encoding ras-like GTP-binding protein RhoL, whose translation MVEGKHKAKITVVGDGFVGKTCMLVAYTRKEFPEEEYIPTVFENYAEELQIDGVNYDLSLWDTAGQEDYERLRPLSYPNTTCFLLCFSINTKDSYDNIKTKWAPEVRHHMPHTPIILVGTKNDLRHVDDPNLQLVSIKDGKKLAKLIKAECYLECSAQRLLGLDEIIQAAVRASMKKKKPRKTNDSCDLL comes from the exons ATGGTTGAAGGAAAACACAAAGCGAAAATTACTGTGGTTGGAGATGGCTTTGTTGGAAAGACGTGTATGTTGGTTGCTTATACGAGAAAAGAGTTTCCTGAAGAAGAGTACATACCCACAGT ATTTGAAAATTATGCTGAAGAATTGCAAATAGATGGCGTGAATTACGATCTTAGTTTATGGGACACTGCCGGACAAGAAGATTACGAAAGACTCAGGCCTTTATCTTACCCAAAT acAACCTGTTTCCTCTTGTGTTTTTCGATCAACACCAAAGATTCTTACGACAACatcaaaacaaaatgggcACCGGAAGTAAGACATCACATGCCTCACACTCCAATTATCCTCGTAG gaactaaaaatgatttacgACACGTTGACGATCCAAATCTTCAATTGGTTTCAATAAAAGATGGTAAAAAATTGGCGAAACTAATCAAAGCTGAGTGTTATTTAGAATGTTCCGCGCAAAGATTGCTGGGATTAGATGAAATTATCCAGGCGGCTGTTAGGGCGAGcatgaaaaagaagaaaccaCGAAAAACCAACGATTCTTGCGATCTTTTGTAG